The proteins below come from a single Prochlorococcus marinus str. MIT 9215 genomic window:
- the argS gene encoding arginine--tRNA ligase: protein MLIIFKELTKQFEQSLLDSLEKNDKKGEFEILRKNLITQSSKEEFGDYQCNVCLSLSKIYKKNPRDISNDFINLLNKNKSISKLCKSLEIAGPGFINIKLKDAVLINEIKANIQCNRAGIPLIKKDLDSGLSNKVIVDFSSPNIAKEMHVGHLRSTIIGDSISRIFELRGYEVLRLNHVGDWGTQFGMLITQLKDLYSNDLEEIGKIKISDLVEFYKESKKRFDNESEFQKRSREEVVKLQSGDIKSIKAWKLLCDQSRKEFDEIYKNLKIKIEERGESFYNPFLKSLIDDLNLKKILVEDQGAKCVFLDGMTNKEGKPLPLIIQKKDGGFNYATTDLAAIRYRFNQPPNGDDASRIIYVTDHGQANHFAGVFQVAKKAKWIPENRQVDHVPFGLVQGIDGKKLKTREGETIRLKDLLNEAVRRAKEDLLKRLKDEDRYETEEFIANTSRIIGLGAVKYADLSQNRITNYQFSFDKMLSLNGNTAPYLLYTLVRILGIKRKNDFVYDSKDLQYINYEHKSEWKLIRKLLKFDEVIISIEKDLMPNRLCNYLFELCQTFNRFYDQVPILKEEKYIKISRLNLCDLTAKTLKLSLELLGIETLERM from the coding sequence ATGCTAATCATTTTTAAAGAATTAACAAAACAATTTGAACAATCTCTTTTAGATAGTCTTGAAAAAAATGATAAAAAAGGAGAATTCGAAATTCTTAGAAAAAATTTAATTACACAATCATCAAAAGAGGAATTTGGTGATTATCAATGTAATGTTTGTTTAAGTTTATCTAAAATATACAAAAAGAACCCAAGAGATATTTCTAATGATTTTATTAACCTTTTAAATAAAAATAAAAGCATATCAAAATTATGTAAGAGTCTAGAAATAGCTGGACCTGGATTTATAAATATAAAATTAAAAGATGCAGTTCTAATAAATGAAATTAAGGCAAATATTCAATGCAATAGGGCTGGCATACCTCTAATTAAAAAAGATTTAGATAGTGGTTTGTCTAATAAAGTTATTGTAGATTTTTCTAGTCCAAATATCGCTAAAGAAATGCATGTAGGGCATTTAAGATCAACAATAATAGGTGACTCAATATCTAGAATTTTCGAGTTAAGAGGTTATGAAGTATTAAGACTCAATCATGTTGGTGATTGGGGGACACAATTTGGCATGCTTATTACTCAGCTCAAAGATTTATATTCAAATGATCTAGAAGAAATAGGAAAGATCAAGATAAGTGATTTAGTTGAATTTTATAAAGAATCAAAAAAAAGATTTGATAATGAATCTGAATTCCAAAAAAGATCTAGAGAGGAAGTAGTTAAGTTACAAAGTGGAGATATTAAATCGATTAAAGCTTGGAAATTATTATGTGATCAATCAAGGAAAGAATTTGATGAAATCTATAAAAATTTAAAAATAAAAATAGAAGAAAGAGGTGAATCTTTTTATAATCCCTTCTTAAAATCACTTATTGATGATTTGAATTTAAAAAAAATATTAGTAGAAGATCAAGGCGCAAAATGTGTATTTTTAGATGGGATGACTAATAAAGAAGGCAAACCTTTACCGCTTATTATTCAAAAAAAAGACGGGGGTTTTAATTATGCCACCACAGATCTTGCTGCTATAAGATATAGATTCAATCAACCTCCTAATGGCGATGATGCTTCAAGAATTATTTATGTAACTGATCATGGGCAAGCAAATCATTTTGCTGGAGTTTTTCAAGTTGCAAAAAAAGCAAAATGGATCCCAGAAAATCGTCAAGTAGACCATGTCCCTTTTGGGTTAGTTCAAGGAATTGATGGCAAAAAACTTAAGACAAGAGAAGGTGAAACAATACGCCTAAAAGATTTATTAAATGAAGCAGTTAGAAGAGCAAAAGAAGATTTATTGAAAAGATTAAAAGATGAAGATCGTTATGAGACCGAAGAGTTTATAGCAAATACTTCAAGAATTATTGGATTAGGAGCTGTTAAGTATGCAGATTTAAGTCAAAATAGGATTACCAATTATCAATTTAGTTTTGATAAAATGCTTTCCCTTAATGGTAATACTGCTCCTTATTTGTTATATACCCTTGTAAGAATTTTAGGAATTAAAAGAAAAAATGATTTCGTTTATGACTCTAAAGATTTGCAGTACATAAATTATGAACATAAATCTGAGTGGAAACTTATCAGAAAATTACTTAAGTTCGATGAAGTCATCATTTCTATTGAAAAAGACTTAATGCCAAATAGATTATGCAATTATCTGTTCGAGCTATGTCAGACTTTTAATAGATTCTATGATCAAGTGCCAATCCTCAAAGAAGAAAAATATATAAAAATTTCTAGGCTTAATTTATGTGACCTAACTGCAAAAACACTAAAATTAAGCTTAGAGCTTTTAGGAATTGAAACTTTAGAAAGAATGTAA